Proteins from one Clostridium cellulovorans 743B genomic window:
- a CDS encoding acylphosphatase, which produces MKRYLLFFTGRVQFVGFRYFCATSAMKFSITGWVKNLENGLVQMEAQGTEGNLNLFFDAVKSGNGFSKVEDYSMKEIPIIHTEKEMKVR; this is translated from the coding sequence ATGAAAAGGTATTTGCTATTTTTTACTGGAAGAGTGCAGTTTGTGGGTTTTAGGTATTTTTGTGCTACAAGTGCTATGAAGTTTTCAATAACTGGTTGGGTAAAGAATTTAGAAAATGGATTGGTTCAAATGGAAGCCCAAGGAACAGAGGGAAATTTAAACTTGTTTTTCGATGCAGTAAAATCAGGTAATGGTTTTTCAAAAGTAGAGGATTATTCTATGAAAGAAATTCCTATTATACATACTGAAAAAGAAATGAAAGTAAGATAA
- a CDS encoding RrF2 family transcriptional regulator: MKITQESDYALRAVVNIAEKYPNKIEAKVIAESCDIPLRFLLKLLRKLTKAHVVRSYRGINGGYALATNPEDITMASVIEAIEGPIILNKCIQDKELCSNNRKGKCNISMELRKIQESLLKELRSRKISDLL, translated from the coding sequence ATGAAAATTACACAAGAAAGTGACTATGCATTAAGAGCTGTAGTAAATATTGCGGAAAAATATCCAAATAAAATTGAGGCAAAGGTAATAGCAGAAAGTTGTGATATACCTTTAAGATTTCTTCTTAAATTACTTAGAAAACTTACCAAAGCACATGTGGTAAGGTCTTATAGAGGAATAAATGGTGGATATGCTCTTGCTACAAACCCAGAGGATATAACAATGGCCAGTGTTATAGAAGCAATTGAAGGTCCAATTATTCTTAATAAGTGTATTCAAGATAAGGAACTTTGTTCAAATAACCGCAAAGGAAAATGCAATATAAGTATGGAACTTAGGAAAATTCAAGAAAGTTTATTAAAAGAACTAAGATCGAGAAAAATTAGCGATTTGTTATAA
- a CDS encoding motility associated factor glycosyltransferase family protein, whose amino-acid sequence MEEHSLDEKIEVVYEKSKDGYDIVKLSIENKSRYLGSKYNAENDINKIIEDIGELEDFATVLVIGLGTGEYIKRLKDKMNSTMKLLVVEPNKEIFETYAKSEKYSELQEFYKDTDGNVDCLNGQNINIFCFEKGRTINIEESIQKNAFYQFKIINHPGYTTIFPKEVLEITGLIRDGIRSAIFNKNTAVKFSKAWFESTVRNLRYLCNETSINRYKNIHENIPAVIVSAGPSLDKNIKELKKAKGKFIIICGGRTLRPLVENGIIPDYMSIIDNSEQSNALVSDLLEKYDIPLIHSEIISHKVLELHKGKRIFYSHSGFINKIAKEETENISIGGSVAHSCTRFAIHCGCNPIIFIGQDLAYTNEKVHADNAKFIQEKFADAEKFEKVAGDMDKYVKDVFGGLVRTSQSLDYFRLVLEDILEYYKEFKYINATEGGAHIKGTEVRTLKETIEEYYDRQEIEVPSFGQVADILDLDIVKKVLDDSLSYLEKVSSKMNKALELNEKLKTINRFKTAEVDSTLKKLDKIDEFIMERNDKVVFVDYLLADTVHRAINDSKFLLNGKETYKEKIDKIYNHGKLLYKGINDQVKYAIPIIKDELDKLNN is encoded by the coding sequence ATGGAAGAACATAGTTTAGATGAAAAAATAGAAGTAGTTTATGAAAAAAGTAAAGACGGTTATGATATCGTTAAATTAAGCATAGAAAATAAATCAAGATACTTAGGAAGTAAATATAATGCTGAGAATGATATAAATAAAATTATCGAAGATATTGGGGAACTGGAAGATTTTGCTACTGTTTTAGTCATAGGACTTGGAACTGGAGAATATATAAAACGGCTAAAAGATAAGATGAATTCTACTATGAAACTTTTAGTAGTAGAGCCAAACAAAGAAATATTTGAAACATATGCTAAAAGCGAAAAGTACTCAGAGTTACAAGAATTCTACAAGGATACAGATGGAAATGTAGATTGCTTGAATGGACAAAATATAAATATTTTTTGTTTTGAGAAAGGTAGAACCATAAATATCGAAGAGAGTATACAAAAAAATGCTTTTTATCAATTTAAGATTATTAATCATCCAGGATATACTACTATATTTCCTAAAGAGGTTTTGGAGATTACAGGATTAATTAGAGATGGTATAAGAAGTGCGATATTTAATAAAAATACTGCTGTGAAGTTTTCTAAAGCGTGGTTCGAATCGACTGTAAGAAATTTGAGATATCTATGTAATGAAACTTCTATAAATAGATATAAAAATATTCATGAAAATATTCCAGCTGTTATAGTATCTGCTGGACCTTCCTTAGATAAAAATATTAAAGAACTAAAAAAAGCTAAAGGAAAATTTATTATAATATGTGGCGGAAGAACATTAAGACCTCTAGTTGAGAATGGTATAATCCCAGATTATATGAGTATTATTGATAACTCTGAACAATCTAACGCTTTAGTCTCAGATTTACTAGAAAAATATGATATACCTTTAATTCATTCAGAAATAATTTCACATAAGGTTTTAGAATTGCATAAAGGTAAAAGAATATTCTATTCTCATTCTGGTTTCATTAATAAAATTGCCAAGGAAGAAACTGAAAACATTTCGATCGGAGGTTCTGTTGCTCACTCCTGCACCAGGTTTGCAATTCACTGTGGATGTAATCCTATAATATTCATTGGTCAAGATTTGGCGTATACAAATGAAAAAGTCCATGCTGATAATGCAAAATTTATTCAAGAAAAGTTTGCGGATGCAGAAAAATTTGAAAAAGTTGCAGGAGATATGGATAAATACGTAAAAGATGTCTTTGGTGGTCTTGTAAGAACTTCTCAGTCTTTAGATTATTTTAGATTAGTTCTAGAGGATATACTAGAGTATTATAAAGAGTTCAAGTACATAAATGCTACTGAGGGTGGTGCTCATATTAAGGGCACAGAAGTTAGAACGTTAAAAGAAACTATAGAAGAATATTATGATAGACAAGAAATTGAAGTTCCAAGCTTTGGCCAAGTAGCGGATATCTTGGATCTTGATATAGTTAAAAAAGTTTTGGATGATAGTTTAAGTTATCTCGAAAAAGTTTCTAGCAAGATGAATAAAGCTCTAGAACTTAATGAAAAATTAAAAACGATTAATAGGTTTAAAACTGCAGAAGTTGATAGTACATTGAAGAAACTTGATAAAATTGATGAATTCATAATGGAAAGAAATGACAAAGTGGTATTTGTAGATTATCTATTAGCTGATACAGTACATCGAGCAATTAATGATTCAAAGTTTTTGCTTAATGGAAAAGAAACTTATAAAGAGAAGATCGATAAAATATATAATCATGGAAAACTTTTATATAAAGGTATTAATGATCAGGTAAAATATGCCATTCCGATTATA